In [Mycobacterium] stephanolepidis, the genomic window TACGAGTTGACCGGAGAAGTACAGCACGAGGAGCAACACTAGACGCGGCGTCTGATTAGCGCAAATACTTTCCCAGGACCAGCATCGACCGTTCGGGATCGGGGTCCGGCGGATCGTCGACGAGGGCGTGCAGGCGTTCGGTGATGGTGTCGCCGTCCAGGTGCGTGCCGATGAGCACCAGACTCGCCCCCGACGAGAAATCTGCACGCTTGGGCGCCTTGGCCATCTTCTCGATGCTGATGTGATCCCCCACGGTGTGCACGGCGAGCGTCTTGTCGCCGAGCCGCACCACACCCTTGATGCGGTACACACCGGCGGGCTGACTGTCGAGGAACTCGATGAGCCGCCGCGGGTGTAAAGACCGCTCGGTGGCGAACTCCACCGTCTCGTAGTGATGGTGGGCGTGCTCATGATGGTGGTGATCCTCGCGAATGAGGTCCTCCAGCGAGAGCTGACCGATCGGCTCCGGGCGGTCCTTCTTGTCGAACAGCAGCCGGGGATCGACGTCCGCGCCGGTGGTCTCCACGATCGACGCACGCAGGTTGCGTTCCTTGACGACGGCACGCAGGTGGGTGCGCTCTGCGGCGTCGGCCAGATCAATCTTGTTGAGGACCACCAGATCCGCCAGAGACAGGTGCTGCACGATCTCCGGGTGACGGGCCGCGACGTCCTCGTATTGCGCGGTGTCGACGACGGTGACCAGCCCCCCGTAGCCGATCCGGTGATCGTCGGCCGCCGCCGCAAGCACCATGCGCACCAGGGGCAACGGTTCGGCGAGCCCGCTCGCCTCGATGACGATGGCGTCGATATCGCGGCCGGCGAGAGTGGTCAGCATGCCGCCCAACTCGTCATCGTCAGCGGCACAGCACAGACATCCGTTGGACATTGTCATGGTGGAGTCGACCTGACCGGCGACCAGCATGGCATCGATGTTGATGGCGCCGAAGTCGTTGACCACCACACCTATTCGCACACCCAGCGTGTTGCGCAACAGGTTGTTCAGCAGTGTCGTCTTACCGGCGCCCAGAAATCCGGAGACGATGGTGACCGGGATCAAGCTGCGTTCTCGACACTTCTCCGCACACCATCAGTGTAGGCAAGAGGGCCGACCAGGTACCGGTCGAGCGGGAATGCCCTCACTACCGTCGGAGTTATCGGTCATGAACTCACGAGAGGAACACCATGCCGCAGAAAGTCGTCATCGCCGGTGGCCACGGCCAGATTGCCGCGCACCTGATCCGCTTGCTCGCGGAGCGCGGTGACACCGCTGTCGCGCTGATCCGCAATCCCAACCATGCCGCCGACATCCGGGCATGGGGCGGGGATCCGCTGCTCCTCGACCTGGAATCGGCCGATGTGAGCACAGTCGCCGATGCGCTGGCCGGAGCGGACGCCGCCGTCTTCGCCGCCGGAGCCGGACCGGGCAGCGGGGCGGCACGCAAGGACACCGTGGACCGTGCTGCCGCCGTATTACTCGCCGATGCCGCGGAGCGCGCACAGGTACGCCGATTCATTCAGATCAGCGCTTTCGGCGCTGGTGGGCCCGCCCCCACTGACGGTGACGAATCGTGGATCGCCTATGTGATCGCGAAGACGGCCGCCGAGGAGGACCTGCGCGCTCGCAGCGCCCTGGACTGGACCATCCTGCGCCCCGGCCTGCTCACCGACGAGAGGCCGGCTGGCTCAGTTACCTTGTCGGCCAGCACGATCGAGCGTGGATCCATTCCCCGCGCCGATGTCGCAGCCGTGGTGGCCGAACTGCTGACCGCGCCGAACACGGTGCACGACATCCTCTTCCTCACCGAGGGTGCTGCCCCGATCACCAGCGCGATAGCGGCGCTCTAGAGCAGAGCGAAGAGGCGATCGAGCGCCCGTAGCTGCTCGCCGAATGGCGTGTCGAGCTTGACCAGCAGAGTCGAGATGCCCGCGGCACGATAGCGTTCCAGCCGCTCGCCAATCATCTCGTCGGTGCCGACGAGGTTGGTGAGACGACCCAGATCGTCGGGGACGGCGTCGCGGGCTGCATCGCGATCGCCCGCGCGCCACAGTGCCTCGACCGCGCGAACACCCTCTCCGTATCCGAGCCGAGTGAATGCCTCGTTGTAGAAGTTTCGCCCGGAAGCCCCCATGGCGCCGATGGTGAATGCGTATCCGGCGGCGTGGCGCCTGACCGCGGCAGCAGCATCGGTTGCGGTATCAGCGAATTCAAGAGCAACCGGCGCCACCAGGTCGATATCGCACAGCTGCCGCCCGGCGGACACCGCCGCGTCACGGATGGGGCCGAGGAACACCTCGGCGAGTTCCGGGATGAAGGAGTTACCGAGCCAGCCGTCGGCGAGCTCACCGGTGAGCGCCAGGTTCGCCGGCCCCATGGCCGCGACATACACGGGCACATTCTGTGGTGCCACCAAGGGCCGCAAGGGTTTTCCAGCGCTTCCCGGTAACGGCAGCGTGTACACCTGCCCCTCATATTGGAGGCGCTCCCCCCGTGCCACCATCCGGACGATGTCGATGGTTTCCCGGGTGGTCTGGACCGGCTTGGCGAAGCGCACACCATGCCAGCCCTCCATCACCTGCGGCCCGGAGGCTCCTACGCCGAGGAGGAAGCGCCCGCCGGAAAGCTGCTGAATGCTCAGCGCCGAGGTCGCCAACATCGCCGGTGAGCGCGATCCGAGCTGAACCACGAAGGTGCCCAGCCCAATGGTCTC contains:
- a CDS encoding CobW family GTP-binding protein, with product MIPVTIVSGFLGAGKTTLLNNLLRNTLGVRIGVVVNDFGAINIDAMLVAGQVDSTMTMSNGCLCCAADDDELGGMLTTLAGRDIDAIVIEASGLAEPLPLVRMVLAAAADDHRIGYGGLVTVVDTAQYEDVAARHPEIVQHLSLADLVVLNKIDLADAAERTHLRAVVKERNLRASIVETTGADVDPRLLFDKKDRPEPIGQLSLEDLIREDHHHHEHAHHHYETVEFATERSLHPRRLIEFLDSQPAGVYRIKGVVRLGDKTLAVHTVGDHISIEKMAKAPKRADFSSGASLVLIGTHLDGDTITERLHALVDDPPDPDPERSMLVLGKYLR
- a CDS encoding LLM class flavin-dependent oxidoreductase → MRIGVTIEPRLPGAADFARSAERLGVASLWVPEVWGYDALTGLAYLAACTETIGLGTFVVQLGSRSPAMLATSALSIQQLSGGRFLLGVGASGPQVMEGWHGVRFAKPVQTTRETIDIVRMVARGERLQYEGQVYTLPLPGSAGKPLRPLVAPQNVPVYVAAMGPANLALTGELADGWLGNSFIPELAEVFLGPIRDAAVSAGRQLCDIDLVAPVALEFADTATDAAAAVRRHAAGYAFTIGAMGASGRNFYNEAFTRLGYGEGVRAVEALWRAGDRDAARDAVPDDLGRLTNLVGTDEMIGERLERYRAAGISTLLVKLDTPFGEQLRALDRLFALL
- a CDS encoding NAD(P)H-binding protein, with translation MPQKVVIAGGHGQIAAHLIRLLAERGDTAVALIRNPNHAADIRAWGGDPLLLDLESADVSTVADALAGADAAVFAAGAGPGSGAARKDTVDRAAAVLLADAAERAQVRRFIQISAFGAGGPAPTDGDESWIAYVIAKTAAEEDLRARSALDWTILRPGLLTDERPAGSVTLSASTIERGSIPRADVAAVVAELLTAPNTVHDILFLTEGAAPITSAIAAL